The Candidatus Binatia bacterium DNA segment ACCGCAAGGACCTGCCCACTTGTCACCCGATCGCCCTTATCCACGTTGATCGTTTTCAGATAGCCGGCGATCTTGGCGTAGATTGGTGTTTCCACGAAGCCGTGGATTGTCGCGGGCAGCTCCAGGGTGCGGCTGGGTGCGGCGCGACGCACGGGCGTCACCAACACGCGCCGGCCCTGGGCGAACTGCTCTTCCAGTTCCGTAGTCTGGCGCTGCACACGCAGGTCGCGGCCCCGCACCAGCGCCGCCGTCACCACGACGGCGACCAGCACGACGCTCAGCGACGCGATCACGAACAGTTTGCCCGGTGTGCGCGGACGGTAATTCTTCGGATCATCCTGCATGGCTCAGCTCCGGTAGTCGGCACTGGACGGCGCCAGCGCCTCGATTTCGGCATCGCGATGATGCTTGCCCAGGAGGTGGCGGCTGAAGATCGAGTACACCGCGGGCACGGCGAAAAGAGTCGTCAACGTCGCGCCCAGCAAGCCGCCGATGACGGCGCGACCCAGCGGCGCGTTCTGATCGGCGCCGGCGCCGAAACCCAGCGCCATGGGCAGCATGCCGAGGATCATGGCCAGTGCGGTCATGAGGATCGGACGTAAACGGACGCGGGCCGCTTCAATCGCCGCAGCCACCGGGCTGTAGTTCTCTTCACGCAGCTCGTTGGCAAAGGTGATCAACAGGTTGCCGTTGGCGACGGCCACGCCCACCGCC contains these protein-coding regions:
- a CDS encoding biotin/lipoyl-binding protein, coding for MQDDPKNYRPRTPGKLFVIASLSVVLVAVVVTAALVRGRDLRVQRQTTELEEQFAQGRRVLVTPVRRAAPSRTLELPATIHGFVETPIYAKIAGYLKTINVDKGDRVTSGQVLAVLEAPEIDQQVANARANYDIQALTSQRNQELVTRALIARQVADESRATML